In a genomic window of Mucilaginibacter sp. KACC 22063:
- a CDS encoding response regulator transcription factor, which translates to MEDLYPILAGYAPGLRDCILKKLAEIRSYEDDIPAVIIVHDLQQERVIYMSKRGLDLLKIPLEEICLPHAEYVAKYFNPEDAPHSFPKLMSLAVKNEKDELISYFQQVRPSAEHEWSWYLTSVKILMNAPYNKPLLAIALALPFDSACHISTKMERLIQENNFLRSHHHIFTALGRREKEILKLMALGHNSREIAAQLFITEKTVLTHRRNIKNKLNAKSNYDLTRFAQAFDLI; encoded by the coding sequence ATGGAAGATCTGTATCCAATTTTAGCCGGATACGCGCCTGGGTTACGGGATTGTATATTAAAGAAACTCGCCGAGATAAGATCATATGAAGATGATATACCTGCCGTAATTATTGTACATGACCTGCAACAGGAAAGGGTGATCTATATGTCTAAAAGAGGGTTAGATCTCCTTAAAATACCGTTAGAGGAAATATGCCTGCCACATGCAGAATATGTAGCAAAATACTTTAACCCGGAAGATGCGCCGCATTCATTCCCTAAGCTGATGAGCCTGGCAGTAAAAAATGAAAAGGATGAATTGATTTCCTATTTTCAACAGGTACGGCCTTCGGCAGAACACGAATGGAGCTGGTACTTAACAAGTGTTAAAATACTGATGAACGCCCCTTACAATAAGCCGCTTTTAGCTATTGCGCTTGCCCTGCCGTTTGATTCTGCATGCCATATCTCTACTAAAATGGAGCGCCTCATACAGGAAAATAATTTCCTGCGCAGCCATCACCACATCTTTACGGCTTTAGGGCGCCGCGAAAAAGAAATATTAAAGCTGATGGCACTTGGCCATAACTCACGCGAAATAGCAGCACAGTTATTTATTACCGAAAAAACGGTGCTTACCCACCGCCGCAACATTAAAAACAAGCTAAATGCAAAATCAAACTATGACCTTACACGCTTTGCTCAGGCCTTTGACCTGATTTAA
- a CDS encoding DUF6249 domain-containing protein, with protein sequence MHGPEVLIPILICLGFFLSVFGIIYLYRRERMAMIERGMDPRRYKQQPQPYQNLKWGLLLIGAGLGLFISFILDRTVFKESMDDNEAIYFSLIAIFGGLGLFISYLVEKKEWDKSGTTISNE encoded by the coding sequence ATGCACGGTCCAGAAGTTTTAATCCCGATTTTAATTTGCTTAGGCTTTTTCTTAAGCGTTTTCGGCATCATTTATTTATACCGCCGCGAACGCATGGCCATGATAGAACGTGGTATGGATCCACGCCGCTACAAACAACAGCCACAACCTTATCAAAATTTAAAATGGGGTTTGCTATTAATAGGTGCGGGGCTTGGTTTATTCATCTCCTTTATTTTAGATCGCACTGTGTTTAAAGAAAGCATGGATGATAACGAAGCTATCTATTTTTCACTGATTGCTATTTTTGGCGGCTTAGGTTTATTTATCTCTTACCTTGTTGAAAAGAAAGAGTGGGATAAATCAGGAACCACTATAAGTAACGAATAA
- a CDS encoding RNA polymerase sigma factor: MQSKLSDIELIEQTLSGNQAAYADLVKRHQRYIFTLAMRFAKNREDAEEIAQDCFIKAYRALGTFQQQSKFSTWLYSIVYTTAMTFLRKKRVDTSSIDDENVYIQLENQHGSFENNYAEKKSRSFYLNQAIGQLLPDDAAIITLFYQGEQSLEEIAETLGMEANTVKVKLFRARQRLKDKLERLLQNEVKELL, translated from the coding sequence ATGCAAAGCAAGCTTTCGGATATAGAACTAATTGAGCAAACCCTTTCGGGTAACCAGGCAGCTTACGCTGATTTGGTGAAGCGGCATCAGCGGTATATTTTTACGCTGGCCATGCGTTTTGCCAAAAACCGCGAAGACGCCGAAGAAATTGCGCAGGATTGTTTTATAAAGGCTTACAGGGCATTAGGTACTTTTCAGCAGCAATCAAAGTTTAGTACATGGCTATATAGTATTGTATATACTACCGCCATGACGTTTCTGAGAAAAAAACGGGTGGACACATCGTCAATAGATGATGAGAATGTTTACATCCAGTTAGAGAATCAGCATGGAAGCTTTGAAAATAATTATGCTGAAAAAAAATCAAGGTCTTTTTACCTGAACCAGGCTATAGGCCAGTTACTGCCCGATGATGCGGCAATAATTACCTTATTTTACCAGGGCGAACAATCCCTGGAAGAAATAGCCGAAACTTTAGGTATGGAAGCAAATACGGTTAAGGTAAAACTGTTTAGGGCAAGGCAACGTTTGAAAGACAAGCTTGAACGCCTTTTACAAAACGAAGTAAAGGAACTGTTATGA
- a CDS encoding FAD-dependent monooxygenase: MKTTAHKTVLISGASFAGLCTAYWMNKFGYRVTIVEIASDLKKGGTPVNILENTIGIIERMGLLEQIVANSLKMESLSFKNKDDVTERLEQHEKTQVERGRIEYEVERDFLLYLLYDLVKDYTTFVFGDSITEMKESDDHVHVCFQKGQPQAFDLVFGCDGIHSAVRKLWFGHEVEFSKFLNAYFSISIVDQLLIPENTTQMYSEPGKTIMLNAYNSKTDICFAFYSEQEIPYDYRNEQQMRNIIMNQFQGTGWRTSELLEEVKKHPNFYFDKLCQIKMPSWTKGRVALVGDAGYCASPAAGRGGSLAIDGAAALADAFEKCNGDYKLAFKKYDNDFRPFVEEIQTEVVNFGLDVFLPKTDEAIRKRNKEGFGF, encoded by the coding sequence ATGAAAACAACAGCTCATAAAACAGTATTAATATCCGGCGCCAGTTTTGCCGGGCTATGTACCGCCTACTGGATGAACAAATTTGGTTACCGGGTGACTATTGTTGAAATAGCCAGCGACCTTAAAAAAGGCGGCACCCCTGTAAATATTTTAGAAAACACCATCGGCATTATAGAACGCATGGGGCTGTTGGAACAAATTGTGGCGAACAGCCTTAAGATGGAATCTTTATCATTTAAGAATAAAGACGACGTAACTGAAAGGCTGGAACAACACGAAAAAACGCAGGTAGAACGCGGTAGAATAGAATATGAAGTAGAACGTGACTTTCTGCTGTACCTGCTTTACGACTTGGTTAAAGATTACACCACGTTTGTTTTTGGCGACAGTATTACCGAAATGAAAGAATCTGACGACCATGTACATGTCTGCTTTCAAAAAGGGCAACCGCAAGCTTTTGACCTGGTCTTCGGCTGCGATGGCATTCATTCCGCAGTAAGAAAGCTTTGGTTTGGCCACGAAGTTGAATTTTCTAAATTCCTTAATGCTTATTTTTCTATAAGCATCGTAGATCAACTGCTGATTCCGGAAAACACCACGCAGATGTATAGCGAGCCGGGCAAAACCATCATGCTGAATGCTTACAACAGCAAAACCGACATCTGCTTTGCTTTTTATTCAGAGCAGGAAATTCCTTATGATTATCGTAACGAACAACAGATGCGGAACATTATCATGAATCAGTTTCAAGGCACAGGCTGGCGCACATCAGAACTACTGGAAGAGGTAAAAAAGCACCCCAATTTTTACTTTGACAAGCTCTGCCAAATCAAAATGCCGTCATGGACAAAAGGCAGGGTTGCCCTTGTGGGTGATGCCGGCTATTGCGCCTCTCCTGCGGCAGGCAGGGGTGGATCACTGGCCATAGATGGAGCAGCGGCATTGGCAGATGCTTTCGAGAAATGCAATGGCGATTACAAGCTGGCATTTAAAAAATATGATAATGACTTCCGCCCTTTTGTTGAGGAGATACAGACGGAGGTGGTAAATTTTGGATTGGATGTATTTCTTCCGAAAACTGACGAAGCTATCCGAAAAAGAAACAAAGAAGGATTTGGATTTTAA
- a CDS encoding AraC family transcriptional regulator produces MPRKKSPIPVNNFGDVSGEGLSIERLALESLPPMEDWGQPERHDRHSFFLLEKGSIIMEIDFERYRIQSPAVIYMHPDQVHQIINFERLSVIAWAITNEMLDPNYPALLEDISPAAPVMLNAETFDLLSQASALCIKIAEKKRNTVYDSVFKAHLNALAGLVIAIYTAETPSTEKLTRPEFVTKAFRKELAQHFTRIKSPAEYAEKLNLSATYLNECVKSVTGQPVSYHIQHRVILEAKRLLYHSDQSLKEVAAALGYDDYPYFSRLFTKVAGLAPLTFRRKNRN; encoded by the coding sequence ATGCCCAGAAAAAAAAGCCCTATACCTGTTAATAACTTCGGTGATGTATCCGGTGAAGGCTTGAGTATTGAAAGGCTGGCTTTGGAAAGCCTTCCCCCTATGGAAGATTGGGGACAGCCGGAGCGCCATGACCGCCATTCTTTTTTCTTGCTCGAAAAAGGAAGTATCATCATGGAGATTGATTTTGAACGGTACAGGATCCAGTCACCTGCCGTAATTTATATGCACCCCGATCAGGTACACCAGATCATCAATTTTGAAAGACTGAGCGTGATTGCCTGGGCTATCACCAATGAAATGCTTGATCCTAATTATCCTGCATTGCTGGAAGACATCAGCCCCGCAGCGCCGGTTATGCTAAATGCCGAAACATTTGATTTATTGAGCCAGGCAAGCGCACTTTGTATCAAAATAGCCGAAAAGAAAAGAAATACTGTTTACGATAGCGTATTTAAAGCGCATTTAAATGCACTGGCAGGTCTGGTCATAGCAATTTACACTGCAGAAACTCCATCAACTGAAAAGTTAACCCGGCCCGAATTTGTAACCAAAGCATTCAGGAAAGAGCTGGCACAACATTTTACCAGGATCAAAAGCCCGGCAGAATATGCGGAAAAATTAAATCTGTCTGCAACGTATCTTAACGAATGCGTAAAGTCAGTAACCGGCCAACCTGTATCTTACCATATACAGCATCGCGTAATATTGGAAGCTAAACGTTTGCTCTATCATTCCGATCAGTCGCTGAAAGAGGTCGCAGCAGCATTAGGTTATGATGATTATCCTTATTTTTCCAGGCTATTTACCAAGGTTGCAGGCTTGGCACCATTAACCTTTCGACGTAAAAACCGCAATTAG
- a CDS encoding sensor histidine kinase — MRVSPYEQPRIWKYLLLAFAVVIASGSLLYTNYLVKNIAQSERTRAQVWAMSIKQLLSSDDNDSYTYPSAVRDSLTVPAIVVDEKEDIKFVKGLDSTKTYIPMVASPGIKITQKYDPEYFKKQLTSMKGQHAPIKISIFGKKYWLVYYKDSVLLTQLRVFPYIQLSVIAIFLLVAYTAFSSSRKSEQNQVWVGLAKETAHQLGTPISSLMAWIELMKEKFNAEKDPLIAEMENDVRRLEIVADRFSKIGSRPVLETHSVYDVVKDFVDYFRVRVSNKINFEVAGSPSLKAGLNIPLFDWVLENLLKNAVNAIEGPGSIKVSVFGSKTKNQVIIDVTDTGKGIPKRKFETVFRPGYTTRKRGWGLGLSLTKRMVENYHNGSIFVKDSELGKGTTFRIILKAVQQESLVEAEA, encoded by the coding sequence ATGAGAGTTAGCCCTTACGAACAACCGCGCATCTGGAAATACCTGTTACTGGCATTTGCTGTAGTAATAGCCAGCGGATCATTGCTGTACACCAATTATCTGGTAAAGAACATAGCCCAGTCTGAACGTACGCGCGCCCAGGTATGGGCCATGAGTATCAAGCAGTTGCTATCGTCAGACGATAATGATTCATATACTTATCCTTCGGCTGTACGCGATAGCCTGACTGTGCCCGCCATTGTAGTTGACGAAAAAGAGGACATCAAATTTGTTAAGGGGCTTGATTCTACAAAAACGTATATACCTATGGTAGCTTCGCCGGGTATCAAGATTACTCAAAAATACGACCCTGAATATTTTAAGAAGCAGCTAACCTCGATGAAAGGCCAGCACGCACCTATTAAGATAAGCATTTTCGGTAAAAAGTACTGGTTAGTATATTATAAAGATTCGGTACTGCTTACCCAGTTACGGGTGTTCCCTTACATACAGCTTTCTGTAATTGCTATTTTCCTGCTGGTGGCCTATACGGCATTTAGTTCTTCGCGTAAATCAGAACAGAACCAGGTTTGGGTGGGCCTTGCTAAAGAGACCGCGCACCAGTTAGGTACACCAATATCATCTCTTATGGCGTGGATTGAGCTGATGAAAGAAAAGTTCAACGCAGAAAAAGATCCGCTTATTGCCGAGATGGAAAATGATGTGCGCCGTTTAGAAATCGTTGCCGACCGCTTTTCTAAGATCGGTTCACGCCCGGTACTGGAAACTCACTCTGTTTATGACGTGGTAAAAGACTTTGTAGACTATTTCAGGGTAAGGGTAAGTAATAAAATCAATTTTGAAGTAGCCGGAAGTCCTTCTTTAAAAGCCGGTTTAAACATTCCTTTGTTTGATTGGGTACTTGAAAATCTACTAAAAAACGCGGTTAACGCTATTGAAGGGCCGGGCAGCATTAAGGTAAGCGTGTTTGGCAGCAAAACCAAGAACCAGGTAATTATAGACGTTACCGATACCGGCAAAGGCATACCGAAAAGAAAGTTTGAAACCGTGTTCCGCCCCGGATATACTACCCGTAAACGCGGATGGGGCTTAGGTTTGTCGTTAACCAAACGTATGGTTGAAAACTACCATAACGGGAGCATCTTTGTAAAAGATTCTGAATTAGGAAAAGGCACTACTTTCCGTATCATTTTAAAAGCTGTCCAGCAAGAGTCGCTGGTTGAGGCAGAGGCGTAA
- the gltX gene encoding glutamate--tRNA ligase: MSNQQVRVRFAPSPTGGLHLGGVRTVLFNYLFAKHHKGSFVLRIEDTDQNRYVEGAEEYILDCLKWCGLHPDESPVVGGPFAPYRQSERKALYREYAERLVAQGHAYYAFDTPAELEQKRKDIPNFQYGHTYRNEMRNSLSLSEHEVDALLDKGEPHVVRIKMPVEETVNFNDMIRGHVSFDTNLVDDKVLLKADGMPTYHLAVVVDDFLMKITHAFRGEEWLPSAPVHLLLWEYLGWKEQMPQWAHLPLILKPDGHGKLSKRDGARLGFPVYAMNWTDPKTGELTPGFKELGFLPEAFLNLLAMLGWNDGTDQEIFSLDELIEKFSIERISKAGAKFDFEKAKWYNAEWIKRSSAESLKPHVEAVLQDKGLTIAEDKFLLKVIDLIKDRVTLLPDFYQQAGYFFQVPGEYDLNAIKPKWTDAKTDFFNELVSVFEASATWEPAELETTFKALTEQRGFKIGDVMLPFRIMLVGGKFGPHVFDIAALLGKQETINRIKIALQAFTA; the protein is encoded by the coding sequence ATGAGTAATCAGCAAGTAAGGGTGCGTTTTGCACCAAGCCCTACCGGCGGACTGCATCTTGGCGGTGTGCGTACGGTATTATTTAATTATCTTTTTGCAAAGCACCATAAAGGCAGTTTTGTTTTACGTATCGAGGATACAGACCAAAACCGTTATGTAGAAGGTGCCGAAGAGTATATCTTAGATTGCCTCAAATGGTGCGGCCTTCACCCGGATGAAAGCCCTGTTGTTGGCGGCCCGTTTGCACCCTATCGCCAAAGCGAACGCAAGGCGCTGTACCGCGAATATGCCGAAAGGCTGGTAGCACAAGGACATGCTTACTATGCTTTTGATACGCCTGCCGAGCTTGAACAAAAACGTAAGGACATCCCTAACTTTCAATACGGGCACACTTACCGAAATGAAATGCGCAATTCGTTATCATTAAGTGAGCATGAGGTGGATGCGCTTTTAGATAAAGGCGAACCGCATGTGGTCCGCATTAAAATGCCCGTTGAAGAAACGGTGAACTTTAATGACATGATACGCGGCCATGTTAGCTTTGACACCAACCTTGTTGATGATAAGGTATTGCTTAAAGCCGACGGTATGCCAACCTATCATTTGGCCGTAGTGGTCGACGATTTTCTGATGAAGATTACCCATGCTTTCCGAGGTGAAGAATGGCTGCCATCTGCACCGGTGCATTTACTACTTTGGGAATACCTGGGTTGGAAAGAACAGATGCCGCAGTGGGCGCACTTACCATTGATATTAAAACCAGACGGGCACGGTAAATTGAGCAAGCGCGACGGCGCAAGACTTGGTTTCCCGGTTTATGCCATGAACTGGACAGACCCTAAAACGGGCGAACTTACACCTGGATTTAAAGAACTTGGATTTTTACCTGAAGCGTTTCTAAACCTGCTGGCCATGCTGGGCTGGAATGATGGTACCGATCAGGAAATTTTTAGCCTGGATGAACTGATCGAGAAATTCTCCATAGAACGTATCAGCAAGGCCGGCGCTAAGTTTGATTTTGAAAAAGCGAAATGGTACAATGCCGAGTGGATTAAACGCAGCAGTGCTGAAAGTTTGAAACCTCATGTTGAAGCCGTTTTACAGGATAAAGGATTAACCATTGCGGAAGATAAGTTTTTGTTAAAGGTTATAGACCTGATCAAAGACCGTGTGACTTTACTGCCTGATTTTTATCAGCAGGCTGGTTACTTTTTCCAGGTACCGGGCGAATATGATTTGAATGCGATAAAACCAAAATGGACTGATGCCAAAACCGATTTCTTTAATGAACTGGTGAGTGTATTTGAAGCATCTGCTACATGGGAACCTGCTGAATTGGAAACTACATTTAAGGCGCTAACAGAACAACGGGGTTTTAAAATTGGCGATGTGATGCTACCGTTCCGCATTATGCTGGTGGGCGGTAAATTTGGCCCTCATGTGTTTGACATAGCTGCTTTGCTTGGCAAGCAGGAGACCATTAATCGGATCAAAATTGCTTTACAAGCTTTTACAGCATAA
- a CDS encoding SprT-like domain-containing protein — protein sequence MPPAAAPLIGRWIDYFKCEFKISRGRNTKFGDYRPPHAGKGHRISVNFDLNPYAFLVTTVHEFAHLHTWNEHKHKAKPHGTEWKQNFKKMMQPFFDQQVFPADVKQAISNYLDNPAASSCSDLNLYRSLRKYDAPKEDILTVEKLPQNAVFKLKDGRVFKKGEQLRKRFKCVEIATRRVYLFSPVAEVELMRESA from the coding sequence ATGCCTCCAGCCGCTGCCCCGCTGATTGGCCGCTGGATTGATTACTTTAAATGTGAGTTTAAGATATCGAGGGGGCGAAACACCAAGTTTGGCGATTACCGCCCGCCGCATGCAGGTAAGGGTCACCGCATATCTGTCAATTTTGATCTTAATCCCTATGCTTTTCTGGTGACTACTGTGCACGAGTTTGCTCACCTGCATACCTGGAACGAGCATAAGCACAAAGCAAAACCACATGGTACAGAATGGAAGCAGAACTTTAAAAAAATGATGCAGCCTTTCTTTGATCAGCAGGTTTTTCCGGCTGATGTTAAACAGGCCATATCCAATTATCTGGATAATCCGGCTGCTTCCAGTTGCTCGGATCTTAACTTATACCGCTCGTTGCGCAAGTACGATGCGCCTAAAGAAGATATTCTCACCGTGGAGAAATTGCCGCAAAACGCTGTATTTAAACTAAAGGATGGCAGGGTATTTAAAAAAGGCGAACAATTACGCAAGCGTTTCAAATGCGTTGAAATTGCCACCCGCCGGGTGTATCTGTTCAGTCCTGTTGCCGAAGTGGAGTTAATGCGCGAATCTGCCTAA
- a CDS encoding DUF4920 domain-containing protein — MKRFAPLKIVLLLIACFNIATAQKHTPLPHGMLFGSSPSNINVMPASKIESFMGKRTRTNAVITGKVIKVTKPKGGWFIIDAGQGKTIEAHFKNYNITLPIDLKGREVIVDGIAEKIFVADDMQHLAGESSSQMKSQHSAKPNPKQKITFEVKGLMVNK, encoded by the coding sequence ATGAAACGATTTGCCCCTTTAAAAATAGTTTTATTACTGATAGCGTGCTTTAATATTGCTACTGCACAAAAGCACACACCACTACCACACGGAATGCTGTTTGGCAGCAGTCCATCGAATATAAACGTAATGCCCGCTTCAAAAATAGAATCGTTTATGGGGAAGCGCACACGTACCAATGCCGTAATAACGGGGAAAGTAATCAAGGTTACAAAACCTAAAGGCGGTTGGTTTATTATTGATGCCGGGCAAGGCAAAACCATTGAGGCACATTTTAAAAATTACAATATCACTTTACCTATTGATTTAAAAGGCCGGGAAGTTATTGTAGACGGCATAGCCGAAAAGATTTTTGTTGCCGATGATATGCAGCACCTGGCGGGCGAATCATCTTCGCAAATGAAAAGCCAGCACAGCGCAAAACCCAACCCTAAGCAGAAGATCACTTTTGAAGTGAAGGGTTTGATGGTAAACAAATAA
- a CDS encoding NHL repeat-containing protein codes for MNRNLLLKSALKTLFVAAVVTQFGCNKDSSESRTAPTVLTNIGVAQVTTTTAITGGYVTDQGDDIPSAVGVCYSSSSQSPSISDATTSDTVKSLAVTSRLKNLVAGKTYYVRAYATNKYGTGYGDVVKFTTPANDNPPNITVSTFAGNGSQGLVDGTGTSAQLWNPQGMAADAQGNLYVADQYNHVIRKITANGTVSTFCGNGTLGHVDGNATTAEFYSPNSIAIDAQGNLFVTDQGNNLVIKITPAGVATTFAGNGLPGNSNSSSPLNASFNSPKGIAIDASGNIYVADCNNHLIRKITAAGVVSTLAGYGTYGYVNAVGTSAYFNQPSGLAFDSKGNLYVADKFNSSIRKVNVSDGTVTTYIGYPLQTVILGRPEAIAFDSSDNLYVADNLGRVLQFNTSNNLINTLAGTSGVTGFADGTGVAAQFNLVSGIAVTKAGGIFVSDYNNNRIRKVTIN; via the coding sequence GTGAATAGAAATTTACTTTTAAAAAGCGCACTCAAAACTTTGTTTGTTGCAGCTGTAGTCACTCAATTCGGTTGTAATAAAGATTCATCAGAATCACGTACTGCACCAACCGTGTTAACAAACATCGGTGTAGCCCAGGTAACTACCACCACCGCCATCACCGGCGGTTATGTAACCGATCAGGGCGATGATATCCCTTCGGCAGTAGGTGTTTGTTATAGCTCAAGCTCACAGTCGCCAAGCATTTCAGACGCTACCACATCAGATACGGTAAAATCATTAGCGGTTACCAGCAGGCTTAAAAACCTGGTGGCAGGTAAAACCTATTATGTTCGTGCGTATGCTACTAACAAATATGGTACTGGTTACGGCGATGTAGTGAAGTTTACTACCCCGGCTAATGATAACCCGCCAAATATTACAGTAAGTACTTTTGCAGGCAATGGCTCGCAAGGGCTGGTTGATGGTACAGGTACCTCTGCTCAATTATGGAACCCGCAAGGGATGGCAGCAGATGCACAGGGCAACTTATATGTAGCAGATCAATATAACCACGTTATTCGTAAAATCACGGCTAATGGTACGGTGTCAACCTTCTGTGGCAATGGTACCTTAGGCCACGTAGATGGCAATGCTACAACAGCAGAGTTTTACAGCCCTAACAGCATTGCTATTGATGCGCAAGGCAATCTTTTCGTTACCGATCAGGGCAATAACCTGGTCATCAAAATTACCCCAGCAGGGGTGGCTACTACCTTTGCAGGTAACGGCTTACCTGGAAATTCAAACTCATCTTCGCCGTTAAATGCATCTTTCAACTCACCTAAAGGTATAGCTATTGATGCTTCAGGGAATATTTATGTGGCAGATTGCAATAATCACCTCATCCGTAAAATTACGGCTGCCGGTGTAGTAAGCACGCTTGCGGGTTATGGTACATATGGGTATGTCAATGCCGTTGGAACAAGTGCTTACTTTAATCAGCCAAGCGGTTTAGCGTTTGATTCTAAAGGCAACCTCTATGTCGCTGATAAATTTAACTCATCAATACGTAAAGTAAACGTATCAGACGGAACCGTAACAACTTACATTGGATATCCGCTACAAACAGTAATCCTTGGCCGTCCCGAAGCTATTGCTTTTGACAGCAGCGATAATTTGTATGTAGCTGATAACTTAGGCCGCGTGTTGCAATTTAATACCAGCAACAATTTAATTAATACACTTGCCGGTACTTCGGGCGTAACTGGCTTTGCCGATGGCACCGGGGTTGCAGCCCAGTTTAACTTAGTTTCGGGTATTGCTGTAACTAAGGCCGGCGGTATTTTCGTTTCAGATTACAACAACAATCGTATCCGTAAAGTTACGATCAACTAA